A section of the Saccharopolyspora gregorii genome encodes:
- a CDS encoding LysR family transcriptional regulator produces MEVFHLRYFAAVAENLSFSKAARQLHMAVSPLSRRVRDLERELGVRLFDRDSHSVNLTPAGSALLPLATEVLTRFDDIPGRLRQELGTQQRIVHVGVPPGLHPRLRDRLREFDRTAGCEVRRWPGGSLDLVDQVRRRELELALVHLPAHAEGVEVREVMREPLGAVLPAAEFAGRESVSLAELTGHVYARPGSGLSPTYFDQLEVQLAAAGIHRRTTLSTRDYSGTGEFVANGGAFAISMLDPQNQMGRPWEHDRVVVLPFADIDPVLATGLIWRADRAEPGGELADLVAGAVEALS; encoded by the coding sequence ATGGAGGTGTTCCACCTGCGCTACTTCGCGGCCGTCGCCGAGAACCTGAGCTTCTCGAAGGCGGCGCGCCAGCTGCACATGGCGGTGTCGCCGCTGAGCAGGCGGGTCCGGGACCTGGAGCGCGAGCTGGGCGTGCGGCTGTTCGACCGCGATTCGCACAGCGTGAACCTGACTCCCGCGGGCAGCGCGCTGCTGCCGCTGGCCACCGAGGTGCTGACCCGGTTCGACGACATCCCGGGGCGGCTGCGCCAGGAATTGGGGACGCAGCAGCGCATCGTGCACGTGGGCGTGCCGCCGGGCCTGCACCCGCGGTTGCGGGACCGGCTGCGCGAGTTCGACCGCACGGCGGGCTGCGAGGTGCGGCGCTGGCCGGGCGGCAGCCTGGACCTGGTGGACCAGGTGCGGCGCCGCGAGCTGGAGCTGGCCCTGGTGCACCTGCCCGCGCACGCGGAGGGCGTGGAGGTGCGGGAGGTGATGCGGGAGCCGCTGGGCGCGGTGCTGCCCGCCGCCGAGTTCGCGGGCCGCGAGTCGGTGTCGCTCGCCGAGCTGACCGGCCACGTCTACGCCCGGCCCGGTTCGGGCCTGTCCCCGACGTACTTCGACCAGCTGGAGGTGCAGCTGGCGGCGGCGGGCATCCACCGCCGCACCACGCTGAGCACCAGGGACTACTCGGGCACCGGCGAGTTCGTGGCGAACGGCGGCGCGTTCGCGATCTCGATGCTCGACCCGCAGAACCAGATGGGCCGCCCGTGGGAGCACGACCGGGTGGTGGTGCTCCCGTTCGCGGACATCGACCCGGTGCTGGCGACCGGGCTGATCTGGCGCGCGGACCGCGCCGAACCGGGCGGCGAACTCGCAGACCTGGTAGCAGGAGCCGTCGAAGCCCTCTCGTGA
- a CDS encoding TerC family protein — MHVPWWIWAATLGGLALLLLIDLVIVDRKPHEVTTGEAARWVTFYIACAIVFGIGVWIFGDQHFAIEYFTGYITEYSLSVDNLFIFMVIMSSFAVPTIHQHRVLLIGILLALVMRGAFIAVGAALIERFVWVFFVFGAFLIWTAIGMIRNKDEDEEYKENIVVRWVRKVFPVTDDYHETKSVVKIDGKRFLTPMFVVIVAIGSADLLFAVDSIPAIFGITQDPFLVFTANAFALMGLRQLYFLLGGLVDKLVYLNVGLSIILGFIGIKLVVHALHEYHAVPEWLDINNWMSLGVIIGVLVITTVASLAKARKDEAAAQPAEPEAKP; from the coding sequence ATGCACGTGCCCTGGTGGATCTGGGCGGCCACGCTGGGCGGTCTCGCCCTGCTGCTGCTGATCGACCTGGTGATCGTCGACCGCAAGCCGCACGAGGTGACCACCGGCGAGGCGGCTCGGTGGGTCACCTTCTACATCGCCTGCGCGATCGTCTTCGGCATCGGCGTGTGGATCTTCGGCGACCAGCACTTCGCGATCGAGTACTTCACCGGTTACATCACCGAGTACTCGCTCAGCGTCGACAACCTGTTCATCTTCATGGTGATCATGTCGAGCTTCGCGGTGCCGACGATCCACCAGCACCGGGTGCTGCTGATCGGCATCCTGCTGGCGCTGGTGATGCGCGGCGCGTTCATCGCCGTCGGCGCCGCGCTGATCGAGCGCTTCGTGTGGGTGTTCTTCGTCTTCGGCGCGTTCCTGATCTGGACCGCGATCGGCATGATCCGGAACAAGGACGAGGACGAGGAGTACAAGGAGAACATCGTCGTCCGCTGGGTCCGGAAGGTCTTCCCGGTCACCGACGACTACCACGAGACCAAGTCCGTGGTGAAGATCGACGGCAAGCGGTTCCTCACCCCGATGTTCGTGGTGATCGTCGCCATCGGCAGCGCCGACCTGCTGTTCGCGGTCGACTCCATCCCGGCGATCTTTGGCATCACCCAGGACCCGTTCCTGGTGTTCACCGCGAACGCGTTCGCGCTGATGGGCCTGCGGCAGCTGTACTTCCTGCTGGGCGGGCTGGTCGACAAGCTGGTCTACCTCAACGTCGGGCTGTCGATCATCCTCGGCTTCATCGGCATCAAGCTGGTGGTGCACGCGCTGCACGAGTACCACGCGGTGCCCGAGTGGCTGGACATCAACAACTGGATGTCGCTGGGCGTCATCATCGGCGTGCTGGTGATCACCACGGTGGCCAGCCTGGCGAAGGCCCGCAAGGACGAGGCGGCCGCGCAGCCGGCGGAGCCGGAGGCCAAGCCCTGA
- a CDS encoding ABC transporter permease, which yields MPVSAQDPTQPDGSVQGYQVRRTLPVRVELARQAGRRRTRLALGFLVLLPLLLLAAFEIGDDGSVPRTADLAGMATSSGLNFTAFAMSSSAGFLLVVVVALFFGDTVASEASWSSLRYLLAAPVPRGRLLRQKAVVAAVLSLLGIALLPAVALAAGVFWYGTGELVTPSGSVLPFPVGLLTVVLAVLYLAVQLSWVAGVALWLSVNTDAPLGAVGGAVLASILSQILDQISALGGLRSFLPTHYAYAWGDLLAEEVDWTGMANGACSSLVYAAVFVLLAHWSFRRKDITS from the coding sequence CTGCCGGTCAGCGCGCAGGACCCCACCCAGCCGGACGGCAGCGTGCAGGGCTACCAGGTGCGCCGGACGCTGCCGGTGCGGGTGGAACTGGCCCGGCAGGCGGGCCGGCGGCGGACGCGGCTCGCACTGGGCTTCCTGGTGCTGCTGCCGCTGCTGCTGCTCGCCGCGTTCGAGATCGGCGACGACGGCTCGGTGCCGCGGACCGCGGACCTAGCGGGGATGGCCACCTCCAGCGGGTTGAACTTCACCGCGTTCGCGATGTCCTCCTCGGCGGGGTTCCTGCTGGTCGTGGTGGTGGCGTTGTTCTTCGGCGACACGGTGGCCAGCGAGGCCTCCTGGTCGAGCCTGCGCTACCTGCTGGCCGCTCCGGTGCCGCGCGGGCGGCTGCTGCGGCAGAAGGCGGTGGTGGCGGCGGTGCTGTCGCTGCTGGGGATCGCGCTGCTGCCCGCGGTGGCGCTGGCGGCGGGCGTGTTCTGGTACGGCACCGGGGAGCTGGTGACGCCGAGCGGGAGCGTGCTGCCGTTCCCGGTGGGCCTGCTGACCGTGGTGCTGGCGGTGCTGTACCTGGCGGTGCAGCTGAGCTGGGTCGCGGGGGTGGCGCTGTGGTTGAGCGTGAACACCGATGCGCCGTTGGGCGCGGTGGGCGGCGCGGTGCTGGCCTCGATCCTGTCGCAGATCCTGGACCAGATCTCGGCGCTGGGCGGGCTGCGTTCGTTCCTGCCAACGCACTACGCGTACGCGTGGGGGGACCTGCTGGCCGAGGAGGTCGATTGGACGGGCATGGCCAACGGGGCGTGCTCGTCGCTGGTGTACGCGGCGGTGTTCGTGCTGCTGGCGCACTGGAGCTTCCGGCGCAAGGACATCACCAGCTGA
- a CDS encoding alpha/beta fold hydrolase, translated as MKPLPPLSPTVGPVPPLPRRSRPFLLLIVIVVLLIAGLAALWSGEPPTPAAPEPRQALIDVQDGPGGQERIQIDSTLYAPAATPAPAVVIAHGLGGDKTDADAQARELVRRGFAVLTYSARGFGGSSGRIRLNAPEYEVSDAHQIVDWLARQPEVQRDGESDPRVGFTGVSYGGALSLLVAGSDPRVDAIAPVMTYNDLGQALLPNAAGGAPPSADTPAHGTAGPQGVFRRAWAGQLFSPGGPAPADGSSVACGNFAPDVCAAYGELARTGRASAATRQLLASVSPSSVTRDIRIPTLLAQGTQDTLFGLDQADANARQIAAAGGDVSVLWFAGGHDGAPPGPRVEARIADWFAFHLGVGEAADPGDRFRFDIAGNSRADGEVPVRTASAPDYPGVRADRTPRFSLDLHGRATSVLNPPGGAPGALSSLPGKQGRRAEPYDLPRQVAVFGTEPMSSRMLISGVPQTRLSVAAEPGQPTTRDAVLFAKLYDVDREGRRELLGDAVAPMHVTGLRPDGTPVEVNVALPGVVHSVETGHRLELAVSTTDQAYAVPTATAVHRVDLAGPRALSVPSVKGTSTSDGAFPAAPVAGIAGIALLGGLGWLITRLRRRYAPATEAEVTGPPLEITELTKTFPRKVTALRGASMRVERGQIVGLLGPNGAGKTTTLRLLLGLLHPTSGEVRVFGHRVEPGAPVLSRIGALVESPGFPPHLTGLESLKHYWAATGRPMLQARFDEVVHIAGLGEHAHRRTATFSQGTQQRLAIAQAMLGLPDLLVLDEPTNRLDPPQIHQMREILRRYAATGRCVLLSSHLLSEVEQTCTHVIVMHRGEVITSGSVAEIVSVDGQATFRVDDPARAAAALRALEGLGAVEVDGDLVHADLRGHDRSTAVNALVVSGVSVDQVGPRRRLEDAFLNLVGEEQR; from the coding sequence ATGAAACCGTTGCCGCCTCTTTCCCCTACTGTCGGGCCCGTGCCCCCGCTCCCCCGCCGCAGCAGGCCGTTCCTGCTGCTCATCGTGATCGTCGTGCTGCTGATCGCAGGGCTGGCGGCGCTCTGGTCCGGCGAGCCCCCCACTCCCGCCGCTCCGGAGCCGCGCCAGGCGCTGATCGACGTGCAGGACGGCCCGGGCGGCCAGGAGCGCATCCAGATCGATTCGACCCTCTACGCACCCGCCGCGACCCCGGCCCCGGCGGTGGTGATCGCGCACGGCCTCGGCGGCGACAAGACCGACGCGGACGCGCAGGCGCGGGAGCTGGTGCGGCGCGGGTTCGCGGTGCTGACCTACTCGGCGCGGGGCTTCGGCGGCAGCAGCGGGCGGATCCGGCTCAACGCACCGGAGTACGAGGTCTCCGACGCCCACCAGATCGTGGACTGGCTGGCCCGGCAGCCGGAGGTGCAGCGCGACGGCGAGAGCGACCCGCGGGTCGGCTTCACCGGCGTCTCCTACGGCGGCGCGCTGAGCCTGCTGGTGGCGGGCAGCGACCCCCGGGTGGACGCCATCGCACCGGTGATGACCTACAACGACCTCGGCCAGGCGCTGCTGCCGAACGCGGCGGGCGGCGCGCCCCCGTCCGCGGACACCCCGGCGCACGGCACCGCCGGGCCGCAGGGCGTGTTCCGGCGCGCCTGGGCGGGGCAGCTGTTCTCCCCCGGTGGGCCGGCGCCCGCCGACGGGTCCTCGGTGGCCTGCGGGAACTTCGCCCCGGACGTGTGCGCGGCGTACGGCGAGCTGGCCCGCACCGGCCGCGCCTCCGCGGCCACCCGGCAACTGCTCGCCTCGGTCTCGCCGAGCTCGGTGACCCGCGACATCCGCATCCCGACGCTGCTCGCCCAAGGCACCCAGGACACCCTGTTCGGCCTGGACCAGGCCGACGCGAACGCCCGCCAGATCGCCGCCGCCGGCGGTGACGTGAGCGTGCTGTGGTTCGCCGGAGGGCACGACGGCGCCCCGCCCGGGCCGCGCGTGGAGGCCCGGATCGCCGACTGGTTCGCCTTCCACCTGGGCGTCGGCGAGGCGGCCGACCCCGGTGACCGGTTCCGCTTCGACATCGCGGGCAACTCCCGCGCGGACGGCGAGGTGCCGGTGCGCACCGCGTCCGCCCCCGACTACCCGGGGGTGCGCGCGGACCGCACCCCGCGGTTCTCGCTGGACCTGCACGGGCGGGCCACCTCGGTGCTGAACCCGCCCGGCGGTGCTCCGGGCGCGCTGAGCTCGTTGCCCGGGAAGCAGGGCCGCCGGGCCGAGCCCTACGACCTGCCGCGGCAGGTCGCGGTGTTCGGCACCGAGCCGATGTCCTCCCGGATGCTGATCTCCGGGGTACCGCAGACCCGGCTGTCGGTCGCCGCCGAACCCGGCCAGCCCACCACCCGGGACGCGGTGCTGTTCGCGAAGCTCTACGACGTGGACCGCGAGGGCCGCCGCGAGCTGCTGGGCGACGCGGTCGCCCCGATGCACGTGACCGGCCTGCGCCCGGACGGCACGCCGGTGGAGGTGAACGTGGCGCTGCCCGGGGTGGTGCACTCGGTCGAGACCGGGCACCGGCTGGAGCTCGCCGTGAGCACCACCGACCAGGCCTACGCGGTGCCGACGGCGACCGCGGTGCACCGGGTGGACCTGGCGGGGCCGCGCGCGCTGTCGGTGCCCTCGGTGAAGGGCACCAGCACCAGCGACGGCGCGTTCCCCGCCGCCCCGGTCGCCGGGATCGCCGGGATCGCCCTGCTGGGCGGCCTCGGCTGGTTGATCACCCGGCTGCGCCGCCGCTACGCGCCGGCGACGGAGGCCGAGGTGACCGGGCCGCCGCTGGAGATCACCGAGCTCACCAAGACCTTCCCGCGCAAGGTCACCGCGCTGCGCGGTGCGTCGATGCGGGTGGAGCGCGGGCAGATCGTCGGGTTGCTCGGCCCGAACGGCGCGGGCAAGACGACGACGCTGCGGCTGCTGCTGGGACTGCTGCACCCGACGTCCGGGGAGGTCCGCGTCTTCGGGCACCGGGTCGAGCCGGGCGCCCCCGTGCTGTCCCGGATCGGTGCGCTGGTCGAATCGCCCGGGTTCCCGCCGCACCTGACCGGGCTGGAGAGCCTGAAGCACTACTGGGCGGCGACCGGCAGGCCGATGCTGCAAGCGCGGTTCGACGAGGTGGTGCACATCGCGGGCCTCGGCGAGCACGCGCACCGGCGCACCGCCACGTTCAGCCAGGGCACCCAGCAGCGGCTGGCGATCGCGCAGGCCATGCTGGGGCTGCCCGACCTGCTGGTGCTGGACGAGCCGACGAACCGGCTGGACCCGCCGCAGATCCACCAGATGCGCGAGATCCTGCGCCGCTACGCGGCGACCGGCCGCTGCGTGCTGCTGTCCAGCCACCTGCTGTCCGAGGTGGAGCAGACCTGCACGCACGTGATCGTGATGCACCGCGGCGAGGTGATCACCTCGGGCAGCGTGGCCGAGATCGTGTCCGTGGACGGGCAGGCGACCTTCCGCGTCGACGACCCCGCGCGGGCCGCGGCGGCGCTGCGGGCGCTGGAAGGGCTCGGCGCGGTGGAGGTGGACGGCGACCTGGTGCACGCCGACCTGCGCGGGCACGACCGGTCCACCGCGGTGAACGCGCTGGTGGTCTCGGGGGTGTCGGTGGACCAGGTGGGTCCGCGGCGCAGGCTGGAGGACGCATTCCTGAACCTGGTCGGAGAGGAGCAGCGCTGA
- a CDS encoding CaiB/BaiF CoA transferase family protein: protein MTAPADAPATSGRTGPLAGVRVIDMATVVMGPYAAQILGDLGADVIKIESPKDTVRNGTLHRTPGMTPLNLNVNRNKRSVALNLKDEADHATALELIGGADILITNMRIGALRRLGMDHQSLAEEFPHLIYAHAQGFRPDSDRADLAAYDETVQAASGLLDLAARSGDIGAPVVLPSIFADKVAALTIVYTALAALHHQRATGEGQLVEVPMADTLLAFNLVEHLQGAAFEPPMGPTGFAPSMNKGHRARPTKDGHAMIIPYSPQNCRDLFHAAGRSDLAEDPRVNGEILDAISDGEALAEMIESVTPNLTTAEWIDVCTKHSIPVGPVLKLDDAAADDYVRGGHLLDLAEHPSEGAYRAIGVPVNFSATPASIRSHAPLPGQHTDEVLRELDHR from the coding sequence ATGACAGCCCCCGCCGACGCACCCGCCACCTCGGGCCGGACCGGCCCGCTGGCAGGTGTCCGGGTCATCGACATGGCCACCGTGGTGATGGGCCCGTACGCGGCCCAGATTCTCGGCGACCTCGGCGCCGACGTCATCAAGATCGAGTCGCCGAAGGACACCGTCCGCAACGGCACCCTGCACCGCACCCCGGGCATGACACCGCTGAACCTCAACGTCAACCGCAACAAGCGCAGCGTGGCGCTGAACCTGAAGGACGAGGCCGACCACGCCACGGCGCTGGAGCTCATCGGCGGCGCGGACATCCTCATCACCAACATGCGGATCGGTGCGCTGCGCAGGCTCGGCATGGACCACCAGAGCCTCGCCGAGGAGTTCCCGCACCTCATCTACGCGCACGCGCAGGGCTTCCGCCCCGACTCCGACCGCGCCGACCTCGCCGCCTACGACGAGACCGTGCAGGCCGCGTCCGGGCTGCTGGACCTCGCCGCGCGGTCCGGGGACATCGGTGCCCCCGTCGTGCTGCCCAGCATCTTCGCCGACAAGGTCGCGGCGCTGACCATCGTCTACACCGCGCTCGCCGCGCTGCACCACCAGCGCGCCACCGGCGAGGGTCAGCTGGTCGAGGTGCCGATGGCCGACACGCTGCTCGCGTTCAACCTGGTCGAGCATCTGCAGGGCGCCGCGTTCGAGCCGCCGATGGGCCCCACCGGGTTCGCCCCCTCGATGAACAAGGGGCACCGGGCCCGTCCCACCAAGGACGGCCACGCGATGATCATCCCCTACAGCCCGCAGAACTGCCGCGACCTGTTCCACGCGGCCGGGCGCTCCGACCTCGCGGAGGACCCGCGGGTCAACGGCGAGATCCTGGACGCCATCAGCGACGGCGAGGCGCTCGCCGAGATGATCGAGTCGGTCACCCCGAACCTGACCACCGCCGAGTGGATCGACGTGTGCACCAAGCACAGCATCCCGGTCGGGCCGGTGCTCAAGCTCGACGACGCGGCAGCCGACGACTACGTCCGCGGCGGCCACCTGCTCGACCTGGCCGAGCACCCCAGCGAAGGCGCCTACCGGGCCATCGGGGTGCCGGTGAACTTCTCGGCCACCCCCGCCTCGATCCGCAGCCACGCGCCGCTGCCCGGCCAGCACACCGACGAGGTGCTGCGCGAGCTCGACCATCGGTGA
- a CDS encoding tRNA (cytidine(34)-2'-O)-methyltransferase, translated as MFDVVFYHPEIPGNTGNAIRMAAGSGCALHLVRPLGFDVADARLRRAGLDYRERAVLRVHDDWESLLAELDPQRVFAFTTGATTSLEEVRYRPGDVLLFGPESTGLPAEVSGSDRITDRVRIPMLPGIRSMNLANSAAVAVYEAWRQQGYAMPAD; from the coding sequence GTGTTCGACGTCGTCTTCTACCACCCCGAGATCCCCGGCAACACGGGCAACGCGATCAGGATGGCCGCCGGTTCCGGCTGCGCGTTGCACCTGGTGCGGCCGCTGGGGTTCGACGTGGCGGACGCGCGGCTGCGCCGGGCGGGCCTGGACTACCGGGAGCGGGCGGTGCTGCGGGTGCACGACGACTGGGAGTCGCTGCTGGCGGAGCTGGATCCGCAGCGGGTATTCGCGTTCACCACGGGCGCGACGACCTCGCTGGAGGAGGTCCGCTACCGGCCGGGCGACGTGCTGCTGTTCGGCCCGGAGTCGACGGGCCTGCCCGCGGAGGTGTCCGGTTCGGACCGGATCACCGACCGGGTGCGGATCCCGATGCTGCCGGGGATCCGATCGATGAACCTGGCGAACTCGGCGGCGGTGGCGGTGTACGAGGCGTGGCGCCAGCAGGGCTACGCGATGCCCGCGGACTGA
- a CDS encoding acetoacetate decarboxylase: MNREQILQSPTTPLTAPAYAAAVPRFTDREYLNVVYRTDPEALRAVVPEPLEIDEPLVRFEIMKMGEVTSFGPYVECGQAIPVRLGAERGEYLHAMYLDNFAATAAGREASAYPKVLGSPALFPDQGALVGTLDYGTQRVATATMGYKHHPMDLERAKAEITVPSFMLKIVPGYGREPRVCELIRSQITDITVKEAHTGPARLQLFEHVLAPLADLPVREVVSASHVVTDLTLGAATPVHDYLAE, from the coding sequence TTGAACCGCGAGCAGATCCTGCAGAGCCCCACCACTCCGCTCACCGCGCCCGCCTACGCCGCGGCGGTCCCCCGGTTCACCGACCGCGAATACCTCAACGTCGTGTACCGGACCGACCCGGAGGCGCTGCGCGCCGTGGTGCCGGAGCCGCTGGAGATCGATGAGCCGCTGGTGCGGTTCGAGATCATGAAGATGGGCGAGGTCACCTCGTTCGGCCCGTACGTGGAGTGCGGCCAGGCGATCCCGGTGCGCCTCGGCGCCGAGCGCGGCGAGTACCTGCACGCCATGTACCTGGACAACTTCGCCGCCACCGCCGCCGGCCGCGAGGCCAGCGCCTACCCGAAGGTGCTGGGCTCGCCCGCGCTGTTCCCCGACCAGGGGGCGCTGGTGGGCACCCTGGACTACGGCACGCAGCGGGTCGCCACCGCGACCATGGGCTACAAGCACCACCCGATGGACCTGGAGCGGGCGAAGGCCGAGATCACGGTGCCCTCGTTCATGCTCAAGATCGTCCCCGGCTACGGGCGGGAACCCCGGGTGTGCGAGCTGATCCGCTCGCAGATCACCGACATCACCGTCAAGGAAGCCCACACCGGCCCGGCCCGGCTCCAGCTGTTCGAGCACGTGCTGGCGCCGCTGGCGGACCTGCCGGTGCGCGAGGTCGTCTCCGCCAGCCACGTCGTCACCGACCTGACGCTCGGCGCCGCGACCCCGGTCCACGATTACCTCGCCGAGTGA
- a CDS encoding DUF6461 domain-containing protein — MLTTPGFPAGTLDDEGCPVWTTSLYGPDHLMFYLVRDLEPAAALEVLGADPARAVPCALPAEASAGLDARSLPATVLDSEAETVLLAGRVRGWTFVMDDANTTEDLGDDPAAALSAAAGGPAVSLHIDINALNRLRYAEDGVPVFETDFDNVESDVAELPAGAPAVVRAAIDAAGNLDELIEDDEDDPDRRDHAFLDRLACALAGANWTYDELRAADLIAVELD; from the coding sequence GTGCTGACCACGCCGGGATTCCCCGCCGGAACGCTGGACGACGAGGGCTGTCCGGTCTGGACGACCTCGCTGTACGGGCCCGACCACCTGATGTTCTACCTGGTGCGGGACCTCGAACCCGCCGCCGCGCTGGAAGTGCTCGGCGCCGACCCGGCACGTGCCGTGCCCTGCGCGCTCCCCGCCGAAGCCTCGGCCGGACTCGACGCCCGCTCGCTGCCCGCCACCGTGCTCGACTCCGAAGCGGAGACCGTGCTGCTGGCCGGGCGGGTGCGCGGCTGGACCTTCGTCATGGACGACGCGAACACCACCGAAGACCTCGGCGACGACCCCGCCGCGGCGCTCTCCGCCGCGGCGGGCGGACCGGCGGTGTCGCTGCACATCGACATCAACGCCCTCAACCGGCTCCGCTACGCCGAGGACGGGGTGCCGGTGTTCGAGACCGACTTCGACAACGTGGAGAGCGACGTGGCCGAACTGCCCGCCGGCGCGCCCGCGGTCGTGCGCGCCGCGATCGACGCCGCCGGGAACCTCGACGAGCTCATCGAGGACGACGAGGACGACCCGGACCGCCGCGACCACGCGTTCCTCGACCGCCTGGCCTGCGCCTTGGCCGGAGCGAACTGGACCTACGACGAACTGCGCGCAGCGGACTTGATCGCTGTTGAGCTGGACTGA
- a CDS encoding primosomal protein N', which produces MAGRGTNTTTKAERTAAPALPVASVLVEVSLPAHLDRTFDYLVPDRLHEAAVVGCRVRVRFRGKLVDGYLLERKENSDFTGTLQWVDRVISSEVVLPPRLLELCRAVAARYGGMLADVVRLAVPPRHARAEKQVAEPAPVPERPDTAAWQRYQRGPALLDAVHAGKPARAVWQALPGEQWTDRLAEAAATAASAGRGALVVVPDHRDVTRLHAACARAVGEDGVVALTSELGPGERYKRWLKVLRGAVRVVVGTRAAMFAPVHDLGLAVVWDDGDAMHSYPQMPYPHARDVLTHRAHAAGAAVLVAGFARTAEAALLVETGWAQQVVGSRDQVRAAAPRVVAIGADDTQLARDPAARAARLPSVAFDAARAALRDGAPVLVQVPRRGYVPALACGDCREQARCRRCAGPLGLPGGTEDGAPKPAACRWCGAAEAAFRCGSCGSRRLRAIAIGAGRTAEELGRAFSGVAVRTSGGGEILSSVPAGPALIVCTPGAEPVAEGGYGAALLLDGRTLLSRPELRATEEALRLWFAAAAMVRPAQDGGRVVVMADSTLQPVQALVRWDPAWHASIELAGRAELGFPPAMRVAAVDGSPEAVNDLLDHLELPGTGEVLGPVPLGEVDEEGGSEQERALVRVTRPAGRELATALHAAQAVRASRRPAERVKVRVDPLELL; this is translated from the coding sequence ATGGCGGGGCGCGGGACCAACACGACGACGAAGGCCGAGCGCACGGCCGCACCCGCGCTGCCGGTGGCGAGCGTGCTGGTGGAGGTGTCGCTGCCCGCGCACCTGGACCGCACCTTCGACTACCTGGTCCCGGACCGGCTGCACGAGGCCGCCGTCGTCGGCTGCCGGGTGCGGGTGCGGTTCCGCGGCAAGCTCGTCGACGGGTACCTGCTGGAGCGCAAGGAGAACTCGGACTTCACCGGCACCCTGCAGTGGGTGGACCGGGTGATCTCCTCCGAGGTGGTGCTGCCGCCGCGGCTGCTGGAGCTGTGCCGCGCCGTCGCCGCCCGCTACGGCGGGATGCTCGCCGACGTGGTGCGGCTCGCCGTGCCGCCCCGGCACGCGCGCGCCGAGAAGCAGGTCGCCGAACCCGCGCCCGTCCCGGAACGGCCGGACACCGCGGCGTGGCAGCGCTACCAGCGCGGACCGGCGCTGCTGGACGCCGTGCACGCGGGCAAACCGGCCCGCGCGGTGTGGCAGGCGCTGCCCGGCGAGCAGTGGACCGACCGGCTCGCCGAAGCCGCCGCCACCGCCGCGTCGGCCGGGCGCGGCGCGCTGGTCGTGGTGCCCGACCACCGCGACGTCACCCGGCTGCACGCCGCCTGCGCCCGCGCGGTCGGCGAGGACGGGGTCGTCGCGCTCACCTCGGAGCTCGGCCCGGGGGAGCGGTACAAGCGGTGGCTGAAGGTGCTGCGCGGCGCGGTGCGGGTGGTCGTCGGCACCCGCGCGGCCATGTTCGCCCCGGTCCACGACCTCGGGCTGGCCGTGGTGTGGGACGACGGGGACGCGATGCACAGCTACCCGCAGATGCCGTACCCGCACGCGCGGGACGTGCTCACCCACCGGGCGCACGCCGCCGGGGCCGCGGTGCTCGTCGCCGGGTTCGCCCGCACCGCGGAGGCCGCGCTGCTGGTGGAGACCGGCTGGGCGCAGCAGGTCGTCGGCAGCCGCGACCAGGTGCGGGCCGCCGCGCCGCGGGTGGTGGCGATCGGCGCCGACGACACCCAGCTGGCCCGCGATCCGGCGGCCCGCGCGGCCCGGCTGCCGTCGGTGGCGTTCGACGCGGCCCGCGCGGCGCTGCGCGACGGCGCCCCGGTGCTGGTGCAGGTCCCGCGCCGCGGCTACGTGCCCGCGCTGGCCTGCGGGGACTGCCGGGAGCAGGCGCGCTGCCGCCGCTGCGCGGGACCGCTGGGGTTGCCCGGCGGCACCGAGGACGGAGCGCCGAAACCGGCCGCGTGCCGCTGGTGCGGGGCGGCCGAGGCCGCGTTCCGCTGCGGGTCCTGCGGTTCGCGGCGGCTGCGGGCGATCGCCATCGGCGCGGGTCGCACCGCCGAGGAGCTCGGGCGGGCGTTCAGCGGCGTGGCGGTCCGCACCTCCGGCGGCGGGGAGATCCTCTCCAGCGTGCCCGCGGGACCGGCGTTGATCGTGTGCACGCCCGGTGCGGAACCCGTCGCCGAGGGCGGCTACGGCGCGGCGCTGCTGCTGGACGGGCGCACCCTGCTGTCCCGCCCGGAGCTGCGCGCCACCGAGGAGGCGCTGCGCCTGTGGTTCGCGGCGGCGGCGATGGTGCGCCCCGCGCAGGACGGCGGCCGGGTGGTGGTGATGGCCGATTCCACGCTGCAACCGGTGCAGGCGCTGGTGCGCTGGGACCCGGCCTGGCACGCGTCGATCGAACTGGCCGGGCGCGCCGAGCTCGGCTTCCCGCCCGCGATGCGGGTCGCCGCGGTGGACGGCTCGCCGGAGGCGGTGAACGACCTGCTGGACCACCTGGAACTGCCCGGCACCGGCGAGGTCCTGGGGCCGGTGCCGCTGGGCGAGGTCGATGAGGAGGGCGGCTCCGAGCAGGAGCGCGCACTGGTGCGGGTCACCCGCCCGGCGGGGCGCGAGCTCGCCACCGCGCTGCACGCGGCGCAGGCGGTCCGCGCCTCCCGCAGACCGGCCGAGCGGGTCAAGGTCCGGGTCGACCCGCTCGAACTCCTCTGA